Proteins from a genomic interval of Pecten maximus chromosome 13, xPecMax1.1, whole genome shotgun sequence:
- the LOC117341189 gene encoding monocarboxylate transporter 14-like: protein MAVAAGKMKVTKFDECSEKDLEFEPEPEPRPNSRCPDGGWGWVIVFASFMCNVIVDGICFTFGQFVQDIISYYDAGHWKATLVGSLLVGCYLLAGPIGGALANRFGCRKVTIFGAILACAGFLISMSAPSIEILVLTYGIIAGAGLGLVYLPAIVIIGYWFERKRAFATGIALCGSGIGTLIFAPLNKYLREEYHWKQCTMLVAGIVLQCVICGALFRPLERPTVKRMKRGVVQRGSIMKALILEKERQRTISNGSLDNCIITKDNRLIKIDKIDLRNKSSSYINRLKEHLGYSSRSLLRSKNSLIIHGTGLPNGSVNGSACSTPQRTGSFNSTPPSLMMPSPETPSDEPKKVSPQKRRKRDYERRLERRDSGCGSLESPKARSYDALPQDDPWEKLSKEGSLNIKSLSSNTLNSQGNVSPTTTNSKSGSFYNVSDSNGNSRSQSNNHLLPPQCILGSSVMTVPPQYSASVQTIENYEERDIPVWIQSLSTMFDLSLLKEKAFVIYAITSFLNMLGFFIPYFFLPEKVRNMPKENSSTPDPESFVLAVIGLSNTLGRVLVGWIADRPWANSVLINNFSLVLAGVITILCPFCTTYSLMILFSCGFGLTTAAFLSLRSIVLVDLIGLERLTSSFGLLILFQGIASILGSPLAGWLMDATNHIDSVFYMSGSLLALAGILGYPLMRMKHRPQDLPLQQEDLEQYGDVSQAQIEYVKLGQKETAM from the exons ATGGCTGTAGCTGCTGGGAAGATGAAGGTTACCAAATTTGATGAGTGCAGCGAAAAGGACCTTGAGTTCGAGCCAGAACCGGAGCCGCGCCCGAACTCACGATGTCCAGATGGAGGCTGGGGATGGGTGATAGTGTTCGCCTCATTTATGTGCAATGTGATAGTTGACggaatttgttttacatttggACAGTTTGTCCAGGACATTATAAGTTATTATGATGCTGGCCATTGGAAGGCAACACTCGTGGGGTCTTTGCTGGTGGGCTGTTACCTGTTGGCCG GTCCAATTGGTGGCGCCCTTGCCAACAGATTTGGGTGCCGTAAGGTGACCATATTCGGGGCCATTCTGGCATGCGCAGGGTTTCTCATCAGCATGTCGGCTCCCTCAATAGAAATCCTCGTTCTGACTTATGGCATAATTGCTG GAGCAGGACTTGGGTTGGTCTACTTGCCAGCTATTGTAATCATCGGGTACTGGTTTGAACGTAAGCGCGCGTTTGCGACTGGTATAGCACTTTGCGGCTCTGGAATCGGTACCCTGATCTTCGCACCTCTGAACAAATATCTCCGTGAGGAATACCACTGGAAACAGTGTACAATGCTGGTGGCAGGGATCGTATTACAGTGCGTCATTTGTGGTGCACTGTTCCGTCCACTAGAGCGACCCACAGTGAAACGTATGAAGCGGGGTGTCGTACAAAGGGGTTCCATTATGAAGGCGCTAATTTTAGAGAAGGAACGACAGCGCACTATAAGCAATGGCTCGCTTGACAATTGTATTATTACAAAAGACAATAGACtgataaaaatagataaaatagaCTTGCGGAACAAAAGTTCTTCTTACATCAACAGACTCAAGGAACATTTAGGCTACAGCTCGCGAAGTTTGCTTCGGAGCAAAAACAGTCTTATTATACACGGAACTGGACTTCCGAATGGTAGTGTTAATGGTAGTGCGTGTTCAACACCTCAGAGGACGGGAAGTTTTAATTCAACTCCTCCTTCACTTATGATGCCCTCTCCAGAGACACCATCAGACGAACCCAAAAAAGTGTCTCCTCAAAAAAGACGTAAGCGGGATTACGAAAGGCGTTTGGAAAGGCGTGATAGTGGCTGTGGAAGCCTCGAGTCTCCAAAGGCTCGGAGTTACGATGCATTGCCGCAGGACGATCCCTGGGAAAAATTGTCCAAGGAGGGGTCTTTGAATATTAAGAGCTTGAGCTCAAACACTCTTAACAGTCAAGGTAATGTTAGTCCTACAACGACGAACAGTAAAAGTGGGAGTTTTTACAATGTCTCCGACAGTAACGGAAATTCTCGATCTCAATCAAACAATCATCTCCTTCCACCACAGTGTATTTTGGGATCATCTGTGATGACTGTGCCTCCACAGTACAGTGCAAGCGTGCAGACAATCGAGAACTACGAAGAGAGAGACATACCTGTCTGGATACAGAGTCTGAGTACTATGTTTGATCTGTCGTTGTTGAAGGAAAAGGCTTTCGTAATATACGCAATAACAAGTTTCCTCAACATGCTTG GTTTCTTCATTCCTTATTTTTTCTTGCCCGAGAAAGTCCGTAATATGCCTAAAGAGAACAGCTCAACACCTGACCCAGAATCCTTTGTCCTGGCTGTGATCGGTCTGTCCAACACTCTGGGGAGGGTCCTGGTGGGGTGGATTGCTGACAGACCTTGGGCGAATTCCGTTTTGATCAACAATTTCAGTCTCGTATTGGCTGGTGTTATTACAATCCTGTGTCCATTTTGCACCACATACTCACTGATGATCCTGTTCTCTTGTGGATTTGGTCTTACAACAG CGGCCTTCCTATCGTTGCGTTCCATTGTCCTGGTGGATTTGATCGGCCTGGAGAGACTGACCAGTTCCTTTGGTTTACTTATCTTGTTTCAGGGCATTGCCTCAATCCTTGGGTCACCACTGGCTG GTTGGCTTATGGACGCCACAAACCATATTGACTCTGTGTTTTACATGTCGGGAAGTCTGCTCGCATTGGCAGGAATTCTGGGATATCCTTTGATGCGGATGAAACATCGCCCACAAGATTTACCTCTCCAGCAGGAGGACCTTGAGCAGTATGGTGATGTGTCTCAGGCACAGATTGAGTATGTGAAACTTGGACAGAAAGAAACAGCAATGTGA